Part of the Halomarina litorea genome is shown below.
CTGGGTCGGCGAGGACGGCTCGCAGAAGTGGTTCGAGGTGATCCTCCTCGACCCCGAGCACCCCGCCATCCAGAACGACGACGACCTCAACTGGATCTGTGACGACTCCCAGAGGGGTCGCGCGTTCCGCGGCAAGACCGGGGCCGGCCTCAAGGGCCGTGGCCTGCGGAACCGCGGCAAGGGTGCCGAGAAGGTCCGTCCCTCGGTCAACTCGAACCGCAACCGCGGCAAGTAACCCGACTCGACTCTCCCGTTTCTCTCTCGACCAGCGACCGCTTCAGACGCGCTCGACCCGTGCGACGAACGCCGGCACCTCGCCGCCCGCCGACTCGTAGACTGTCTCCGAGACCCCCCGGACCGCCCACCCGTCCTCGAACGCCGCCGCGAACCCCCCGCGGGGGACCGGCGTGGGTCCCCAGTCCTCCGGCGCGCCCTCGGCGAACGCGAGGACGTGGACGCGACCGCCCGCATCGACCACTCCCGCCAGCGAGTCGGCGTAGCGCCGTCGCGTGTCGGTGTCGGCGAAGACGTGGAACAGGCCGCAGTCGAGGACCGTGTCGAACCGGCCGAGGTCGGCGGGCAGGGCGAGGACGTCCGCGACGCGGAACGTGACGTCCGCCGCGTCGGTCGCCGCCCGCGCCTGCTCGATCGCCCGCTCCGAGCCGTCTATCCCCACCACGGGGTGTCCTCGCTCGCCCAGATACCGGGCGTGTTCTCCCCGGCCGCACCCGACGTCGAGGACGCGCCCCTCGACGGCTCCCGTCTCGACGAGGCGCACGACGGCCGGTTGCGGGCGGCCCACGCTCCACGGCGTGTCGTCGGCCGCGTACCGGTCGTTCCACCACTCGAAGCGCGGGTCTTCGGTCACACTCCCGTTCGAGACGACTCCGCGGGATAAACCCGACGCCCCGTCGCAGGAGTGAAACCCGCGGCGGGCGAGGCGGCGACATGGACCTCATCGAGGCGCTGTACGCCGACGGCCTCACGTGCGTCGTCGGCGCGGGCGGG
Proteins encoded:
- a CDS encoding class I SAM-dependent methyltransferase, translated to MTEDPRFEWWNDRYAADDTPWSVGRPQPAVVRLVETGAVEGRVLDVGCGRGEHARYLGERGHPVVGIDGSERAIEQARAATDAADVTFRVADVLALPADLGRFDTVLDCGLFHVFADTDTRRRYADSLAGVVDAGGRVHVLAFAEGAPEDWGPTPVPRGGFAAAFEDGWAVRGVSETVYESAGGEVPAFVARVERV